The window TCGATCGACTCAAAGCCATAGATTCGGAATACCGGGATGCCGAGCCCTTCTACCTGTCGAGCCACGTCGGCTTGATGCCCCCCGATGACGACGAAGTCCGGCGACTGCATCAGGATGCGTTCGATGTCGCCATTGAGTCGTGTGGGAACGACGACGGCCTCATGGACCACGTTTGAACTATCGGGATTGTCTGCCAGCGCGCTCAGACCGACCAGCCGCTCCGGTGCCAGAGCCAAGAGGATTTCATCGCTCATCACGTTGACAGACACAATCCTCGTGGGAACGATCCCCCTGTTCACCGGCACCGGTTGGACACTGGTCTGCGATACAAGCCGGATCGCCGCTGCCGAGAGAGCGACTCCGAGCACCGCGACCAGCCACAGCCGGCCATACGACATCCGTCTGCCAGGTGGAGCCGGTGGTGGGAGAGAGGGCCCTTGGGACGCGAGACCGAACACCATCGTCTTCATCAATGGCCGGAGGGTACAATATTCGGCATGGAAACATCCGGCACCCATTCCGTCGCTCCGGAAAGGTATTTCTGTCGCATGTCGTTCCATAATTTCAGTCTCGTCCAATCCGGTTTCTGAGGCTTCAACCGGTCGCTCAGATAGGGATTCGGAAAAAACACCGTCAACATTTGCTCGTCGGCGCCGTTCCACATCCGAAATCCCCAACTCCCGCCGGTGCAGCTGTTGCCCATGCCCCGGAAGAATACAGCCTTTGAGACACGGCGTATGTTCGCCAGTGCCTCAGGAGTCGGATTGGCTTTTGTGCCGCGATGGTTTCCGATGCACAGGTGAAAATGCCAGTCACCCAAATCTACGGTGAGATACCCGTCGAGGATGGTCAGTTTCTTCGGCGGTTCGACGAGTCGCACCTCGAACACGGCTCCCTGAATACAGGGGCCGAACACGATCTGCGACCAATGCGTTTCGAACAAGTCTTTCATCAGCGCAAGCAGCGCCTCCTCCGTCGGCTCCATATACTCATACTCGTAACGTGTCCCCTCGATCCCGCGCACTTGATCCGTCTTGTACGCCGATGCTCCCATGTCGCCATCCTCCTACAGTGAATGTTAGTGTAATCCGAACACGATCGGCACTTTGACCAGCACCTTCTCCGCTCCCAGCGCGCGCGGGAGCCTCAAGGGCGACGCTTCGGCCACCAGCGCGCGCGCATCTTCGTCGAGCCGAGGATTCCCTGAGCTTTCGACTATGCGCGAATCGATGATCCGCCCATCGGCCAAGATTGCCGCCGCGATCACGATGCGCCCTTCCCAGCCGTTCAGTCGCGCATCGAGGGAGTAGCGCTTGCCCTCCTCGACGCGGGCACGGAGTGCGAGCCCCACCCATCCGAAGTCGCTCCGAGA of the candidate division KSB1 bacterium genome contains:
- a CDS encoding energy transducer TonB, with protein sequence MGLALRARVEEGKRYSLDARLNGWEGRIVIAAAILADGRIIDSRIVESSGNPRLDEDARALVAEASPLRLPRALGAEKVLVKVPIVFGLH